In a genomic window of Chryseobacterium sp. G0162:
- a CDS encoding alkaline phosphatase translates to MKLSKILGLLALAVFSENQAQNYLNYNVGNAHSHNDYMQEIPFWQAYYANFGSIEADVFLVKGKLWVAHTEKELSADRTLENLYLDNISKQIKLNKGNIYKDTTKKLQLLIDIKQDYKTTLSALVNTLKKYPEITGNSGVKIVITGGRPQPGDFKNYPNYLYFDGDLNKDYSTDQLKRVGMFSADLPELVKWNGKGIPRYEETEKIKKAVDKAHAQQKPMRFYGAPDFPNAWVNLMDMGVDYINTDHIPDLKKFMNTIPRNFYKNTKEYAAYAPTYKTDGISKKVKNVILLIPDGTSLPQYYAAFTANKGKLNVFNMRSTGLSKTNSSNAYITDSAPGSTAFSTGVKTKNTFVGVDGTGKSLAQIPDIIAAKGLVSGLISTGDVTDATPADFYAHSDNRNSSEPILKDFATSKTKILIGGPTSGLTPETEKKLKEAKVDLYHSLTSAEKINNRTLIIDPLASQRVTSGRGNWLADAFDLTLNDLKNNKKGFFMMVEASQTDGGGHSNNIEQLVTELLDFDHVVGKAMKFADENKETLVVVVGDHETGGLTLLDGSLKEGWVFGNFSTNDHTSIPSSVFAYGPNSKEFTGLFENTEIFNKIMAAYGIEK, encoded by the coding sequence ATGAAACTATCAAAAATATTGGGTTTACTTGCTCTTGCTGTTTTCTCTGAAAACCAAGCACAGAATTATTTGAATTATAATGTAGGAAATGCCCATTCTCATAATGATTATATGCAGGAAATCCCTTTTTGGCAAGCGTATTATGCCAATTTCGGGTCTATTGAAGCAGATGTTTTTCTGGTGAAAGGAAAGCTTTGGGTGGCCCATACGGAAAAGGAACTTTCTGCAGACAGAACGTTGGAGAATCTTTATCTGGACAATATTTCAAAGCAGATCAAACTGAACAAAGGAAATATCTATAAGGATACCACTAAAAAGCTACAATTGTTGATCGATATTAAACAGGATTATAAGACAACCCTGAGCGCTTTGGTCAATACATTGAAAAAATATCCTGAAATTACGGGTAATTCTGGAGTGAAAATAGTGATTACAGGTGGAAGACCTCAGCCAGGTGATTTTAAAAACTATCCCAATTATCTTTATTTTGATGGAGATCTGAATAAAGATTATTCTACCGATCAGTTAAAAAGAGTGGGAATGTTCAGTGCAGATTTGCCAGAACTGGTAAAATGGAACGGAAAAGGAATTCCGAGATACGAAGAAACGGAGAAAATCAAAAAGGCTGTAGATAAGGCCCATGCTCAACAGAAACCGATGCGTTTCTATGGAGCTCCTGATTTTCCTAATGCCTGGGTAAATCTGATGGATATGGGAGTAGATTATATCAATACCGATCATATTCCGGATTTAAAAAAGTTTATGAATACCATTCCAAGGAATTTCTATAAAAATACCAAAGAATATGCTGCTTATGCACCAACTTATAAAACAGATGGAATCAGTAAAAAAGTAAAAAATGTAATTCTTTTAATTCCGGATGGAACTTCCTTACCTCAATATTATGCAGCTTTTACAGCTAATAAAGGAAAGCTGAATGTTTTCAATATGAGATCTACAGGTTTATCCAAGACCAATTCATCGAACGCCTATATTACTGATTCAGCACCAGGTTCTACCGCCTTTTCTACAGGAGTAAAAACAAAAAATACATTTGTTGGGGTAGATGGAACAGGTAAATCTCTGGCCCAAATTCCAGATATTATTGCTGCAAAAGGGTTAGTATCCGGATTGATCTCTACCGGCGATGTAACCGATGCAACACCAGCGGATTTCTATGCTCATTCTGATAACAGAAATAGTTCTGAACCTATTCTAAAAGATTTTGCAACCTCCAAAACAAAAATTCTGATTGGTGGCCCTACGAGCGGATTGACACCGGAAACAGAAAAGAAATTGAAAGAAGCAAAAGTAGATTTATACCATAGTCTTACATCAGCTGAAAAAATAAACAACAGAACACTGATTATTGATCCTTTGGCTTCACAACGAGTAACAAGCGGAAGAGGAAACTGGTTAGCAGATGCTTTTGATCTTACCTTAAATGACCTGAAGAATAATAAAAAAGGATTCTTTATGATGGTGGAAGCTTCCCAAACTGATGGCGGCGGACACAGCAACAATATAGAACAATTGGTTACGGAGTTACTGGACTTCGATCATGTAGTAGGAAAAGCAATGAAATTTGCTGATGAAAATAAAGAAACTTTAGTAGTCGTAGTGGGAGATCATGAAACCGGTGGTTTAACACTTTTAGATGGAAGCCTGAAAGAGGGTTGGGTATTCGGAAATTTTAGTACCAACGACCATACTTCTATTCCGTCAAGTGTTTTTGCCTATGGCCCGAATTCCAAAGAGTTCACAGGATTATTTGAAAATACAGAAATTTTCAACAAAATCATGGCTGCTTATGGCATTGAAAAATAG
- a CDS encoding RagB/SusD family nutrient uptake outer membrane protein, with protein MKIFNTIILITGLSASVLSCTNELNIEPEGTPTEANFWKSENDLITGANAMYKPLSDSEFYGRGFFWFINASDDMVTGRSKSEADNVKNFSSNYIAAGDLETQWNKRYTVIGVANRVIRNIDNIQTSQAIKNKYLGEALFMSSRMYFEMAYSYGNEKAGIPIIDRTKEPDPNPIPRAANVMENYNYIVNDLKKAAELLPSQEELPTKDYGRPHKAAAWALLAKVYLFMKDWKNAEYWANEVMTKGNRNLLNNFGDVFKAENNYSSEYIWSVPSTTKFNGVGSILPGVMLENKGWGKYNGWGYFQPTKELYDEYETGDLRRSVTILKEGDQFTFDGAVRTYATSNSLTKAQFNKYMDAFKYPFKEGHVNANGDYPCTDLAVPIMRYAEVILIKAEALLMQNKPADQEINMIRKRAGLTSKSGCTMADLKHERRCELAGEWADRHRDLVRWGDAQATYAKPLHGMDGKEAWAARNFNPAIHNVWAVPQVEIVNSHGVIKQNEGW; from the coding sequence ATGAAGATTTTCAATACAATAATTTTAATAACAGGGCTGTCTGCATCAGTATTATCATGTACCAATGAACTGAATATAGAGCCGGAAGGTACTCCAACTGAAGCTAACTTCTGGAAAAGCGAAAATGACTTGATTACCGGAGCTAATGCAATGTATAAACCGCTTTCTGACAGCGAATTTTATGGAAGAGGCTTTTTCTGGTTTATTAATGCCAGTGATGATATGGTAACAGGAAGATCAAAAAGTGAGGCAGATAATGTGAAGAATTTTAGCAGTAATTATATTGCTGCCGGAGATCTGGAAACCCAATGGAACAAAAGATATACAGTAATTGGTGTTGCGAATCGTGTTATCCGTAATATTGATAATATTCAGACTTCACAAGCTATCAAAAATAAGTATCTGGGAGAAGCTTTGTTTATGAGCAGCAGAATGTATTTTGAAATGGCTTACAGTTATGGAAATGAAAAAGCCGGTATTCCAATTATAGACCGTACGAAAGAACCGGATCCTAACCCAATTCCAAGAGCAGCCAATGTCATGGAAAATTACAATTATATTGTAAATGACCTGAAAAAAGCAGCAGAATTACTGCCTAGCCAGGAAGAACTTCCAACCAAAGATTATGGAAGACCTCATAAAGCCGCAGCTTGGGCATTGCTGGCAAAAGTATATCTGTTTATGAAAGATTGGAAGAATGCAGAATATTGGGCGAATGAAGTAATGACTAAAGGAAACAGAAATTTACTGAATAATTTTGGCGATGTTTTTAAAGCTGAAAACAATTACAGTTCAGAATATATTTGGTCAGTCCCAAGTACTACTAAATTTAATGGAGTAGGAAGTATCCTTCCGGGGGTAATGTTAGAAAACAAAGGTTGGGGAAAATATAATGGTTGGGGATACTTCCAGCCCACAAAAGAGCTGTATGATGAATATGAAACCGGAGACCTTAGACGAAGTGTAACCATTCTTAAAGAAGGAGATCAGTTTACTTTTGATGGAGCGGTAAGAACATATGCTACCTCAAACTCCCTTACAAAAGCCCAGTTTAACAAATATATGGATGCTTTCAAATACCCATTTAAAGAAGGGCACGTAAATGCTAATGGAGATTATCCTTGTACAGACCTTGCAGTTCCTATTATGCGTTATGCTGAGGTAATTCTTATTAAAGCGGAAGCATTGCTTATGCAAAATAAACCTGCAGATCAGGAAATCAATATGATCAGAAAACGCGCTGGTCTTACTTCTAAAAGCGGTTGTACAATGGCAGACCTGAAACATGAAAGACGCTGCGAGCTTGCCGGTGAATGGGCTGACAGACACAGAGACCTTGTCCGTTGGGGAGATGCACAGGCAACCTATGCTAAACCACTTCATGGAATGGATGGAAAAGAAGCTTGGGCTGCAAGAAACTTTAACCCGGCAATCCATAATGTTTGGGCGGTGCCGCAGGTTGAGATTGTAAACAGCCACGGCGTTATTAAGCAAAACGAAGGTTGGTAA
- a CDS encoding 3-phosphoshikimate 1-carboxyvinyltransferase, with amino-acid sequence MKKLEKSTLIGNKTVQISGSKSISNRLLILESLFSNIKIGNLSNSQDTQLLKKALSEVKEVVDIHHAGTAMRFLTSYYSIQEGKTTILTGSGRMKERPIKNLVSALKDLGAEIEYMENEGFPPLKITGKKITQTSVNVPANISSQFITSLLLIAGKLENGLEIHLVGEVTSRSYIEMTLDILTRFGITNSFEGNTIKVEPFTPNDEASLKSYEVESDWSSASYFYSICALGRETIHLKSFYKESTQGDSAIAKIYEDFFGIKTTYSEAEHKLTLEPQPDFTFPEKIVLDMNNCPDIAQTLCVTAAALKIPFEISGLGTLRVKETDRLQALYNELKKLGTETKITDLTIESVSFGEPEAHISIKTYQDHRMAMSFAPYCLIGKLTIEDEEVVEKSYPMFWEDLADIMTK; translated from the coding sequence ATGAAGAAGCTAGAAAAATCAACATTAATAGGAAATAAAACAGTACAGATCAGCGGTTCGAAAAGTATTTCGAATCGTTTATTGATTCTGGAAAGCCTGTTTAGTAATATAAAAATCGGGAATTTATCCAATTCTCAGGATACCCAATTGCTGAAAAAAGCCTTGTCTGAAGTTAAAGAAGTAGTGGACATTCACCATGCAGGAACAGCCATGCGTTTTCTTACGTCCTACTACTCTATTCAGGAAGGAAAAACCACGATTCTTACCGGTTCCGGAAGAATGAAGGAAAGACCTATTAAAAATCTGGTAAGTGCCTTGAAAGATCTTGGTGCTGAAATTGAATATATGGAAAACGAAGGTTTTCCGCCTTTAAAAATTACAGGAAAAAAGATTACACAGACTTCTGTAAATGTTCCGGCTAATATTTCCAGCCAGTTTATTACTTCCCTGCTACTTATTGCAGGAAAACTTGAAAACGGATTGGAGATTCACCTTGTGGGTGAAGTGACTTCAAGGTCTTATATTGAAATGACCCTTGATATTCTTACAAGATTCGGAATTACAAACAGTTTTGAAGGAAATACGATTAAGGTAGAACCCTTCACTCCAAATGATGAAGCTTCTCTCAAAAGTTATGAAGTGGAAAGTGACTGGAGTTCGGCCTCCTACTTCTACTCGATCTGTGCATTGGGAAGAGAAACTATTCATTTAAAAAGTTTTTACAAAGAATCTACACAAGGAGATTCTGCCATTGCAAAAATCTATGAGGATTTCTTCGGAATTAAAACAACCTATTCTGAAGCGGAGCACAAACTGACTTTAGAACCTCAGCCTGATTTTACTTTCCCTGAAAAAATTGTTCTGGATATGAACAACTGTCCAGATATTGCACAAACCCTTTGTGTAACTGCTGCAGCTCTGAAAATTCCTTTTGAAATTTCAGGATTAGGAACGTTAAGAGTAAAAGAAACTGATAGATTGCAGGCTCTATATAATGAACTGAAAAAGCTCGGCACTGAAACAAAAATTACTGATTTAACCATTGAGTCTGTAAGTTTCGGAGAGCCTGAAGCACATATTTCAATTAAAACATACCAAGATCATAGAATGGCTATGAGCTTTGCGCCTTACTGCCTCATTGGAAAGCTTACTATTGAAGATGAAGAGGTTGTGGAAAAATCTTATCCGATGTTCTGGGAAGATCTTGCCGATATAATGACGAAATAA
- a CDS encoding phosphatidylinositol-specific phospholipase C — MFKRPIKYVKIFTLSIATAAVFYSCSEDMAERDSNDTGLTSLNKANYKMASAVPVEMNSWMAGLQDNISISKISIPGTHDSGARIDAPVVTGTAKTQNLSIAEQLNAGVRFLDIRCRHIDNSFTIHHGAIYQNLNFDDVLNACYSFLESHPSETIIMSVKEEHDASNTTRSFESTFDSYIQKNPSKWNLGTTIPTLGEVRGKIRLLRRFSANTAKGINATSWADNTTFEINNPGAQLKVQDYYKVTNNDDKWNGISNLFNEAKNSNSDKLFINFTSGYKPGIFGIPSIPTVSNAINPKLKTFFQSNTKGSYGIMPMDFVNAELAELIVKTNF; from the coding sequence ATGTTCAAGCGCCCAATCAAATATGTAAAAATTTTTACACTTAGTATTGCAACTGCAGCTGTATTCTACTCATGCTCGGAAGATATGGCAGAAAGAGATTCTAATGACACAGGTCTTACCTCTCTTAATAAAGCAAATTACAAAATGGCATCAGCCGTTCCTGTGGAAATGAACAGCTGGATGGCTGGCCTGCAGGATAATATTTCAATTTCAAAAATCTCTATTCCCGGAACTCATGATTCCGGAGCGCGTATAGATGCTCCTGTAGTAACAGGTACGGCGAAAACACAAAACCTCAGTATTGCTGAGCAGCTGAATGCAGGAGTTCGATTCCTGGATATCCGTTGCAGACATATTGATAATTCATTTACGATTCATCATGGTGCTATTTATCAGAATTTAAATTTTGATGATGTCCTTAATGCTTGTTATTCATTCCTTGAAAGTCATCCGTCGGAAACCATCATCATGTCTGTAAAAGAAGAACATGACGCCTCCAACACAACAAGAAGTTTTGAAAGTACTTTTGATTCATATATTCAGAAAAATCCTTCAAAATGGAATCTTGGAACTACGATTCCTACTCTTGGAGAGGTAAGAGGAAAGATCAGACTCTTAAGAAGGTTTTCAGCCAACACCGCTAAAGGTATTAATGCTACTTCATGGGCAGATAACACAACCTTTGAAATCAATAATCCGGGAGCTCAGCTGAAGGTTCAGGATTACTATAAGGTTACCAATAATGATGATAAATGGAACGGAATTTCCAATCTCTTCAATGAAGCTAAAAACAGCAATAGCGACAAGCTTTTCATCAATTTCACCAGTGGTTATAAACCGGGGATATTCGGAATTCCTAGTATTCCTACGGTTTCCAACGCTATCAATCCGAAACTTAAAACGTTCTTCCAAAGCAATACAAAAGGATCGTATGGGATAATGCCTATGGATTTTGTGAATGCTGAACTGGCAGAACTGATTGTAAAAACGAATTTTTAG